In Hippoglossus stenolepis isolate QCI-W04-F060 chromosome 13, HSTE1.2, whole genome shotgun sequence, a single genomic region encodes these proteins:
- the parp4 gene encoding protein mono-ADP-ribosyltransferase PARP4 isoform X2, whose amino-acid sequence MAVFENSSVLLDMKNLSYKEKKKLKSAVTENGGNVSFVVNKQCTLIVTSDVSNLSSNRLRSIQKHQTPVVGVDYVYRCLHRGALLPVEEFKLDASPPAAFSPPLPLSSPRPAPFSHPVSRAAVITAVVELPKGQAKPVDSVGLTPCAETPERSGKVLDKFRIYTETDSDLPSYPNDFQVAKYSIFEKINSNTRCVLELQSFKGEKGRQYCVVRCWKSDVEAKELVFLATSEDAVDVYRALRETSQAAGLQPRRSIPPQSLGLASFPLQQLLLEEKLNTGCVSREVGVFVELLWTEALGQLSLLLTVPIDKLSLNDVSRAEGLLLQAQRKLKERNLAEMVILMQEFNTLLPHRESLLLQDTKVLSQKLDLCQLIRDVLNVSEMSLRGPAPSSLGKYRALRCSIETVPPGSSDFQAVTSMLRGSKLQIQQILRVGRGVELQTFKNELGNVQMLLHSSSPSNFVGILSRGLLLPHAGVEHHGIERTDVGNLGSGIYFSDAVSSTLKYSRPSVSDGARLLLVCDVALGSCRDVHKRDVTLTKAPEGHHSVHGVRCTPNTHSEFEDDEYVVYSPDQVKLKYVVQFSIEGEELREFSPAVDTSAEPCPPPSLQVLSSEDVAVEDIKNPLDEVKAGLLDSSGQQLPLQAVHVKCKLVDLLSQVIIFQEYTNNSSGSIEAKYVFPLDDSAAVCGFEAFINGKHVVGKVKEKETARKEYKQAIEKGHGAYLMDQDAPDVFTISVGNLPPGASVLIKVTFVSELIVRDGSILFSLPGSVAPWQESAALNQTTQVTVEKVCVTDESANTREFYLDMSVEMPNEISSLECITHKVRVKRTDCKAVVGLLPGQVMGPEGFQLSVTLSEVHLPRMWVEKHPDKDSQACMLVFYPDFDVSSMSESDEVFLLLDTSESMKGESLRMAQRIALQVLRALGSNIRLNVVLFGTDHTEAFLTAQPLTEARQTAESFIKNVSPVGGSTELWRPLRALSLLPPSRGIRNLLLLSDGHIQNAEFTLKLLRDSVQHSRLFTCGISPTANKHMLRALAQAGGGAYEFFDTKVKHNWSEKVARQVKRIASPGCSSVSVKWQQFNPTAPTPVQAPKQLHALFNDCHTLVYGFVPHCTQATLHGNLSGQELQTMVSTSELQKTSGTFLHKLTARALIKDYEDGSLDTDEAEHEGKKAELKSFIIDLSKEFSILSQFTSFVAIEERDPEKPEEGFTDIPQLIAEEEVDFLPYISWDIPQDSEDDDDDDDDDEEGSRSLGLEGDVYRTRFLGSMCLEDDSYLITGGDRGMVTSSICPEFFQMDSSSSEDCVAMMSRSPIEEVDPFWEDCVEHTPLTSFPPPPPPPPPSFGRFSSFAQTPIQASPNSGSLPSPFVQSHSIASAMPPPPPPPFVGFSSFAQTSIQASPIPGSLPSPFVQSHSIASAMPPFIADEISQTSFTQSPVGSLRMGRRRLCRQVDRDNSSMYRDISLSKMSKPSGSISPPLGASGWSGVRVELAESSEEPELPPKKKGLPSFMQRKAKDNSIARPAIQCDSGWMDNLFQAQPSMKLLVQREPVPRSLPERRMFCSLSHSAGATVRRRNRMSASYSSSGMSTDPDQMMLRWDKIFQMQHSEGYWELTTELGEYVNVDVDSFVNVFLKNKGICSLGVRANADILRLVATLLVLQTMREEKLEEGKLLRTLFCLGDAAQPRPQRWDEVKKAVEWVRWADKQYPCIYSRLEFGWSWESSTRQLLGYEGLPTFSPLKGFVQPGSVGGVRKLVHY is encoded by the exons ATGGCTGTGTTCGAGAACTCCTCTGTGCTCTTGGACATGAAGAATTTGTCctacaaagagaagaagaaactgaagTCGGCAGTGACAGAGAACGGAGGCAACGTTTCCTTTGTGGTCAATAAACAG TGCACTCTGATAGTGACCAGTGACGTGTCCAACCTGAGCTCCAACAGGCTGCGGAGCATCCAGAAGCACCAGACGCCCGTGGTCGGGGTGGATTACGTGTACAGATGTCTGCACAGAGGAGCTCTTCTGCCTGTGGAGGAATTCAAACTGGAtgcctctcctcctgctgccttctcgcctcctcttcctctctcctcaccgAGGCCTGCTCCATTCTCACATCCCG TGTCCAGAGCAGCAGTGATCACAGCGGTTGTCGAGCTTCCTAAAGGTCAAGCGAAGCCTGTGGACTCTGTCGGGCTGACTCCGTGCGCAGAGACTCCAGAGAGGAGCGGAAAAGTCCTGGACAAGTTCAG AATTTACACCGAAACTGATTCGGATCTTCCATCGTACCCGAACGATTTTCAAGTGGCAAAATATTCAATCTTTGAAAAG ATAAACAGCAACACTCGGTGtgtgctggagctgcagagttttaaaggagagaaaggacGACAGTACTGTGTGGTCCGGTGCTGGAAGAGTGATGTAGAAGCAAAG GAGCTGGTGTTTCTGGCCACATCTGAGGACGCTGTAGACGTGTACCGGGCGCTGAGAGAGACCTCGCAGGCTGCTGGTCTGCAGCCGAGACGCAGCATCCCTCCACAGTCCCTGGGCCTGGCGTCCTTCCCACTGCAGCAG ctgctgctggaggagaaactgAACACAGGGTGTGTATCGCGGGAGGTGGGCGTCTTTGTGGAGCTGCTGTGGACTGAAGCCCTCGGTCAactcagcctcctcctcaccgtTCCAATCGACAAGCTCAGCCTCAATGAC gtgaGCAGGGCGGAGGGCTTGTTGCTTCAGGCCCAGAGGAAGCTGAAGGAGAGAAATCTTGCTGAGATGGTGATTCTCATGCAAGAGTTTAACACTCTGCTGCCACACAGGGAGTCACTTCTACTGCAGGACACCAAGGTCCTCTCTCAGAAACTGGACCTCTGTCAG ttAATTCGAGACGTCCTGAACGTGAGTGAGATGTCTCTGagaggccccgccccctccagTCTGGGGAAGTACCGCGCTCTGAGGTGCAGCATTGAGACCGTTCCCCCCGGCAGCTCTGACTTTCAGGCCGTGACATCTATGCTGCGGGGCAG CAAACTGCAGATTCAGCAGATTCTGCGAGTCGGCCGAGGGGTGGAGCTTCAGACATTTAAGAACGAGCTTGGGAACGTTCAGATGCTTCTTCACTCATCCAGCCCCAGCAACTTTGTAGGAATCCTGTCTCG TGGTCTGCTGTTGCCTCATGCTGGAGTGGAGCATCATGGGATAGAGAGAACAGACGTCGGTAATCTGGGCAGTGGAATCTACTTCAGTGACGCCGTCAG CTCCACTTTGAAATACTCCAGGCCCAGTGTGTCAGACGGGGCTCGGCTGCTGTTGGTGTGTGATGTGGCGCTGGGAAGTTGCAGGGACGTGCACAAGAGAGACGTCACACTGACCAAAGCCCCCGAGGGTCACCACAGTGTGCACGGAGTCCGCTGCACCCCTAACACTCACTCTGagtttgag GATGACGAGTACGTGGTGTACAGTCCTGATCAGGTGAAACTGAAGTACGTGGTTCAGTTCAGCATCGAGGGAGAAGAGCTGAGGGAGTTCAGTCCAGCTGTCGACACTTCGGCTGAGCCGTGTCCGCCTCCGTCTCTCCAAG tgCTCAGTTCAGAGGACGTTGCAGTAGAGGACATTAAAAACCCTCTGGACGAAGTGAAGGCCGGACTGTTGGACAGCTCTGGTCAgcagctccccctgcaggctGTCCACGTGAAGTGCAAACTGGTGGATCTGCTCTCTCAg GTCATCATTTTCCAAGAATACACCAACAACAGCTCCGGGTCAATCGAGGCCAAGTATGTTTTCCCATTGGATGattctgcagctgtgtgtggatTTGAAGCTTTTATAAATGGGAAACACGTCGTGGGAAAG gtgaaggagaaagagacgGCTCGTAAGGAGTACAAACAGGCTATTGAGAAAGGCCATGGAGCATATCTCATGGATCAGGACGCACCC GACGTGTTCACCATCAGTGTGGGCAACCTGCCACCCGGAGCCAGTGTCCTCATCAAAGTTACCTTTGTGTCTGAGCTGATCGTCAGGGACGGGAgtattctcttctctctgcccGGGAGTGTGGCTCCGTGGCAGGAGAGCGCAGCACTCAACCAGACCACGCAG GTCACTgtggagaaagtgtgtgtgactgatgagTCAGCAAATACAAG AGAGTTCTACCTGGACATGTCAGTCGAGATGCCCAATGAAATCAGCAGCTTGGAGTGCATCACTCACAAAGTCAGGGTTAAG AGAACAGACTGTAAGGCAGTAGTGGGCTTGCTGCCAGGACAGGTGATGGGTCCGGAGGGTTTCCAGTTGTCAGTCACTCTGTCCGAGGTCCACCTGCCCAGGATGTGGGTGGAGAAACACCCTGACAAGGACAGtcag GCGTGCATGTTGGTTTTTTATCCTGACTTCGATGTCAGTTCCATGTCAGAATCCGATGAAGTCTTCCTGTTGCTGGACACGTCTGAGTCCATGAAGGGAGAGTCTCTCCGCATGGCTCAGAGAATCGCCCTCCAGGTCCTCAGAGCCCTCGGCAGCAACATCAGACTCAACGTGGTTTTATTTGGCACAG ATCACACTGAAGCGTTTCTGACAGCGCAGCCGCTCACTGAGGCCCGTCAGACAGCAGAGAGCTTCATCAAG AACGTCTCTCCAGTGGGCGGCAGCACTGAGCTTTGGCGGCCCCTGAGGGCCCTCAGCCTGCTGCCTCCATCCCGTGGCATCAggaacctgctgctgctgtcagatgGCCACATCCAGAACGCAGAGTTCaccctgaagctgctcagagacagcGTGCAGCACAGCCGCCTCTTCACCTGCGGCATCAG CCCGACAGCCAATAAGCATATGCTGAGAGCTCTGGCCCAGGCAGGGGGCGGAGCCTACGAGTTCTTTGACACAAAAGTCAAACACAACTGGTCAGAGAAG GTGGCACGTCAGGTGAAGCGTATTGCATCCCCTGGCTGCAGTTCAGTGTCTGTGAAGTGGCAGCAGTTCAACCCGACAGCGCCCACTCCTGTGCAAGCGCCCAAACAGCTCCATGCATTGTTCAATGACTGTCACACCCTGGTTTACGGCTTTGTGCCGCACTGCACTCAG GCCACCCTCCACGGGAACCTCAGTGGTCAGGAGCTCCAAACCATGGTGTCGACGAGTGAGCTGCAGAAGACGAGTGGCACA TTTCTTCACAAGCTCACAGCAAGAGCCCTCATCAAGGATTATGAAGATGGAAGCCTGGATACAGACGAGGCTGaacatgag GGGAAGAAAGCGGAGTTGAAGTCCTTCATCATCGATTTGAGCAAAGAGTTCTCCATCCTGTCTCAGTTCACCAGCTTTGTGGCCATTGAGGAGAGG GACCCTGAGAAACCGGAGGAGGGTTTCACAGACATCCCCCAGTTGAtcgcagaggaggaggtggacttCCTTCCCTACATCAGCTGGGATATTCCTCAGGatagtgaagatgatgatgatgatgatgatgatgatgaagagggatCACGTAGTTTAGGACTGGAAGGAGATGTCTATCGTACACGTTTTTTGGGTTCCATGTGTTTGGAG GACGATTCATATCTCATTACAGGCGGTGACAGAGGCATGGTAACGAGCTCAATCTGTCCTGAGTTTTTCCAAATG GATTCCTCCAGCTCGGAGGATTGTGTAGCAATGATGTCCAGGTCCCCAATAGAGGAGGTGGATCCTTTCTGGGAAGATTGTGTGGAACATACTCCTCTtacctcttttcctcctcctcctcctcctcctcctccatcttttgGGAGGTTTTCTTCATTTGCCCAAACCCCAATTCAAGCCTCTCCGAACTCTGGGTCTCTACCATCTCCATTTGTCCAAAGCCATAGTATAGCCTCTGCGATGCCtccgcctccacctccaccttttGTGGGGTTTTCTTCATTTGCCCAAACCTCAATTCAAGCCTCTCCGATCCCTGGGTCTCTACCATCTCCATTTGTCCAAAGCCATAGTATAGCCTCTGCGATGCCACCTTTTATTGCTGATGAGATCTCCCAAACTTCTTTTACTCAGAGCCCCGTTGGTTCTCTAAGGATGGGTAGAAGACGGTTGTGTAGACAAGTTGACAGGGACAATAGTTCTATGTATCGTGATATATCTTTGAGTAAAATGTCCAAGCCCTCCGGCAGCATTTCTCCTCCCCTTGGTGCATCCGGCTGGAGTGGCGTAAGGGTTGAATTGGCCGAGTCTTCTGAAGAACCAGAACTGCCTCCGAAAAAGAAAGGATTGCCATCTTTCATGCAGCGGAAGGCCAAGGATAACAGCATAGCCCGCCCTGCCATCCAGTGCGATTCTGGTTGGATGGATAACCTGTTTCAAGCTCAACCCTCAATGAAGTTATTGGTCCAGAGGGAACCTGTACCACGTAGTTTACCTGAAAGAAGGATGTTTTGTTCATTATCCCATTCAGCTGGAGCTACTGTACGTAGAAGAAACAGGATGTCAGCTTCCTACAG TTCCAGTGGAATGTCGACAGATCCTGATCAAATGATGCTCAGATGGGATAAGATCTTCCAGATGCAACATTCG gaggGCTACTGGGAGTTGACCACAGAACTGGGTGAATACGTAAATGTAGACGTCGACTCCTTTGTCAACGTGTTCCTGAAAAACAAAGGCATCTGCTCTCTGG gtgtgAGGGCCAACGCAGATATCCTGAGGCTGGTGGCAACTCTTCTGGTTCTGCAGACGATGAGGGAGGAGAAACTGGAGGAAGGCAAACTGCTCCGCACCCTCTTCTGTCTGGGTGACGCTGCTCAGCCCAG GCCACAGCGTTGGGACGAGGTGAAGAAGGCAGTGGAGTGGGTCCGCTGGGCTGACAAACAGTACCCATGCATCTACAGCCGGCTGGAGTTTGGTTGGAGCTGGGAGTCGTCCACCCGTCAGCTGCTGGGCTACGAAGGGCTGCCCACCTTCTCACCACTCAAAGGTTTTGTCCAGCCGGGATCGGTGGGCGGTGTCAGGAAGCTGGTTCATTACTGA
- the parp4 gene encoding protein mono-ADP-ribosyltransferase PARP4 isoform X3 → MAVFENSSVLLDMKNLSYKEKKKLKSAVTENGGNVSFVVNKQCTLIVTSDVSNLSSNRLRSIQKHQTPVVGVDYVYRCLHRGALLPVEEFKLDASPPAAFSPPLPLSSPRPAPFSHPVSRAAVITAVVELPKGQAKPVDSVGLTPCAETPERSGKVLDKFRIYTETDSDLPSYPNDFQVAKYSIFEKINSNTRCVLELQSFKGEKGRQYCVVRCWKSDVEAKKELVFLATSEDAVDVYRALRETSQAAGLQPRRSIPPQSLGLASFPLQQLLLEEKLNTGCVSREVGVFVELLWTEALGQLSLLLTVPIDKLSLNDVSRAEGLLLQAQRKLKERNLAEMVILMQEFNTLLPHRESLLLQDTKVLSQKLDLCQLIRDVLNVSEMSLRGPAPSSLGKYRALRCSIETVPPGSSDFQAVTSMLRGSKLQIQQILRVGRGVELQTFKNELGNVQMLLHSSSPSNFVGILSRGLLLPHAGVEHHGIERTDVGNLGSGIYFSDAVSSTLKYSRPSVSDGARLLLVCDVALGSCRDVHKRDVTLTKAPEGHHSVHGVRCTPNTHSEFEDDEYVVYSPDQVKLKYVVQFSIEGEELREFSPAVDTSAEPCPPPSLQVLSSEDVAVEDIKNPLDEVKAGLLDSSGQQLPLQAVHVKCKLVDLLSQVIIFQEYTNNSSGSIEAKYVFPLDDSAAVCGFEAFINGKHVVGKVKEKETARKEYKQAIEKGHGAYLMDQDAPDVFTISVGNLPPGASVLIKVTFVSELIVRDGSILFSLPGSVAPWQESAALNQTTQVTVEKVCVTDESANTREFYLDMSVEMPNEISSLECITHKVRVKRTDCKAVVGLLPGQVMGPEGFQLSVTLSEVHLPRMWVEKHPDKDSQACMLVFYPDFDVSSMSESDEVFLLLDTSESMKGESLRMAQRIALQVLRALGSNIRLNVVLFGTDHTEAFLTAQPLTEARQTAESFIKNVSPVGGSTELWRPLRALSLLPPSRGIRNLLLLSDGHIQNAEFTLKLLRDSVQHSRLFTCGISPTANKHMLRALAQAGGGAYEFFDTKVKHNWSEKVARQVKRIASPGCSSVSVKWQQFNPTAPTPVQAPKQLHALFNDCHTLVYGFVPHCTQATLHGNLSGQELQTMVSTSELQKTSGTFLHKLTARALIKDYEDGSLDTDEAEHEGKKAELKSFIIDLSKEFSILSQFTSFVAIEERDPEKPEEGFTDIPQLIAEEEVDFLPYISWDIPQDSEDDDDDDDDDEEGSRSLGLEGDVYRTRFLGSMCLEDDSYLITGGDRGMDSSSSEDCVAMMSRSPIEEVDPFWEDCVEHTPLTSFPPPPPPPPPSFGRFSSFAQTPIQASPNSGSLPSPFVQSHSIASAMPPPPPPPFVGFSSFAQTSIQASPIPGSLPSPFVQSHSIASAMPPFIADEISQTSFTQSPVGSLRMGRRRLCRQVDRDNSSMYRDISLSKMSKPSGSISPPLGASGWSGVRVELAESSEEPELPPKKKGLPSFMQRKAKDNSIARPAIQCDSGWMDNLFQAQPSMKLLVQREPVPRSLPERRMFCSLSHSAGATVRRRNRMSASYSSSGMSTDPDQMMLRWDKIFQMQHSEGYWELTTELGEYVNVDVDSFVNVFLKNKGICSLGVRANADILRLVATLLVLQTMREEKLEEGKLLRTLFCLGDAAQPRPQRWDEVKKAVEWVRWADKQYPCIYSRLEFGWSWESSTRQLLGYEGLPTFSPLKGFVQPGSVGGVRKLVHY, encoded by the exons ATGGCTGTGTTCGAGAACTCCTCTGTGCTCTTGGACATGAAGAATTTGTCctacaaagagaagaagaaactgaagTCGGCAGTGACAGAGAACGGAGGCAACGTTTCCTTTGTGGTCAATAAACAG TGCACTCTGATAGTGACCAGTGACGTGTCCAACCTGAGCTCCAACAGGCTGCGGAGCATCCAGAAGCACCAGACGCCCGTGGTCGGGGTGGATTACGTGTACAGATGTCTGCACAGAGGAGCTCTTCTGCCTGTGGAGGAATTCAAACTGGAtgcctctcctcctgctgccttctcgcctcctcttcctctctcctcaccgAGGCCTGCTCCATTCTCACATCCCG TGTCCAGAGCAGCAGTGATCACAGCGGTTGTCGAGCTTCCTAAAGGTCAAGCGAAGCCTGTGGACTCTGTCGGGCTGACTCCGTGCGCAGAGACTCCAGAGAGGAGCGGAAAAGTCCTGGACAAGTTCAG AATTTACACCGAAACTGATTCGGATCTTCCATCGTACCCGAACGATTTTCAAGTGGCAAAATATTCAATCTTTGAAAAG ATAAACAGCAACACTCGGTGtgtgctggagctgcagagttttaaaggagagaaaggacGACAGTACTGTGTGGTCCGGTGCTGGAAGAGTGATGTAGAAGCAAAG AAGGAGCTGGTGTTTCTGGCCACATCTGAGGACGCTGTAGACGTGTACCGGGCGCTGAGAGAGACCTCGCAGGCTGCTGGTCTGCAGCCGAGACGCAGCATCCCTCCACAGTCCCTGGGCCTGGCGTCCTTCCCACTGCAGCAG ctgctgctggaggagaaactgAACACAGGGTGTGTATCGCGGGAGGTGGGCGTCTTTGTGGAGCTGCTGTGGACTGAAGCCCTCGGTCAactcagcctcctcctcaccgtTCCAATCGACAAGCTCAGCCTCAATGAC gtgaGCAGGGCGGAGGGCTTGTTGCTTCAGGCCCAGAGGAAGCTGAAGGAGAGAAATCTTGCTGAGATGGTGATTCTCATGCAAGAGTTTAACACTCTGCTGCCACACAGGGAGTCACTTCTACTGCAGGACACCAAGGTCCTCTCTCAGAAACTGGACCTCTGTCAG ttAATTCGAGACGTCCTGAACGTGAGTGAGATGTCTCTGagaggccccgccccctccagTCTGGGGAAGTACCGCGCTCTGAGGTGCAGCATTGAGACCGTTCCCCCCGGCAGCTCTGACTTTCAGGCCGTGACATCTATGCTGCGGGGCAG CAAACTGCAGATTCAGCAGATTCTGCGAGTCGGCCGAGGGGTGGAGCTTCAGACATTTAAGAACGAGCTTGGGAACGTTCAGATGCTTCTTCACTCATCCAGCCCCAGCAACTTTGTAGGAATCCTGTCTCG TGGTCTGCTGTTGCCTCATGCTGGAGTGGAGCATCATGGGATAGAGAGAACAGACGTCGGTAATCTGGGCAGTGGAATCTACTTCAGTGACGCCGTCAG CTCCACTTTGAAATACTCCAGGCCCAGTGTGTCAGACGGGGCTCGGCTGCTGTTGGTGTGTGATGTGGCGCTGGGAAGTTGCAGGGACGTGCACAAGAGAGACGTCACACTGACCAAAGCCCCCGAGGGTCACCACAGTGTGCACGGAGTCCGCTGCACCCCTAACACTCACTCTGagtttgag GATGACGAGTACGTGGTGTACAGTCCTGATCAGGTGAAACTGAAGTACGTGGTTCAGTTCAGCATCGAGGGAGAAGAGCTGAGGGAGTTCAGTCCAGCTGTCGACACTTCGGCTGAGCCGTGTCCGCCTCCGTCTCTCCAAG tgCTCAGTTCAGAGGACGTTGCAGTAGAGGACATTAAAAACCCTCTGGACGAAGTGAAGGCCGGACTGTTGGACAGCTCTGGTCAgcagctccccctgcaggctGTCCACGTGAAGTGCAAACTGGTGGATCTGCTCTCTCAg GTCATCATTTTCCAAGAATACACCAACAACAGCTCCGGGTCAATCGAGGCCAAGTATGTTTTCCCATTGGATGattctgcagctgtgtgtggatTTGAAGCTTTTATAAATGGGAAACACGTCGTGGGAAAG gtgaaggagaaagagacgGCTCGTAAGGAGTACAAACAGGCTATTGAGAAAGGCCATGGAGCATATCTCATGGATCAGGACGCACCC GACGTGTTCACCATCAGTGTGGGCAACCTGCCACCCGGAGCCAGTGTCCTCATCAAAGTTACCTTTGTGTCTGAGCTGATCGTCAGGGACGGGAgtattctcttctctctgcccGGGAGTGTGGCTCCGTGGCAGGAGAGCGCAGCACTCAACCAGACCACGCAG GTCACTgtggagaaagtgtgtgtgactgatgagTCAGCAAATACAAG AGAGTTCTACCTGGACATGTCAGTCGAGATGCCCAATGAAATCAGCAGCTTGGAGTGCATCACTCACAAAGTCAGGGTTAAG AGAACAGACTGTAAGGCAGTAGTGGGCTTGCTGCCAGGACAGGTGATGGGTCCGGAGGGTTTCCAGTTGTCAGTCACTCTGTCCGAGGTCCACCTGCCCAGGATGTGGGTGGAGAAACACCCTGACAAGGACAGtcag GCGTGCATGTTGGTTTTTTATCCTGACTTCGATGTCAGTTCCATGTCAGAATCCGATGAAGTCTTCCTGTTGCTGGACACGTCTGAGTCCATGAAGGGAGAGTCTCTCCGCATGGCTCAGAGAATCGCCCTCCAGGTCCTCAGAGCCCTCGGCAGCAACATCAGACTCAACGTGGTTTTATTTGGCACAG ATCACACTGAAGCGTTTCTGACAGCGCAGCCGCTCACTGAGGCCCGTCAGACAGCAGAGAGCTTCATCAAG AACGTCTCTCCAGTGGGCGGCAGCACTGAGCTTTGGCGGCCCCTGAGGGCCCTCAGCCTGCTGCCTCCATCCCGTGGCATCAggaacctgctgctgctgtcagatgGCCACATCCAGAACGCAGAGTTCaccctgaagctgctcagagacagcGTGCAGCACAGCCGCCTCTTCACCTGCGGCATCAG CCCGACAGCCAATAAGCATATGCTGAGAGCTCTGGCCCAGGCAGGGGGCGGAGCCTACGAGTTCTTTGACACAAAAGTCAAACACAACTGGTCAGAGAAG GTGGCACGTCAGGTGAAGCGTATTGCATCCCCTGGCTGCAGTTCAGTGTCTGTGAAGTGGCAGCAGTTCAACCCGACAGCGCCCACTCCTGTGCAAGCGCCCAAACAGCTCCATGCATTGTTCAATGACTGTCACACCCTGGTTTACGGCTTTGTGCCGCACTGCACTCAG GCCACCCTCCACGGGAACCTCAGTGGTCAGGAGCTCCAAACCATGGTGTCGACGAGTGAGCTGCAGAAGACGAGTGGCACA TTTCTTCACAAGCTCACAGCAAGAGCCCTCATCAAGGATTATGAAGATGGAAGCCTGGATACAGACGAGGCTGaacatgag GGGAAGAAAGCGGAGTTGAAGTCCTTCATCATCGATTTGAGCAAAGAGTTCTCCATCCTGTCTCAGTTCACCAGCTTTGTGGCCATTGAGGAGAGG GACCCTGAGAAACCGGAGGAGGGTTTCACAGACATCCCCCAGTTGAtcgcagaggaggaggtggacttCCTTCCCTACATCAGCTGGGATATTCCTCAGGatagtgaagatgatgatgatgatgatgatgatgatgaagagggatCACGTAGTTTAGGACTGGAAGGAGATGTCTATCGTACACGTTTTTTGGGTTCCATGTGTTTGGAG GACGATTCATATCTCATTACAGGCGGTGACAGAGGCATG GATTCCTCCAGCTCGGAGGATTGTGTAGCAATGATGTCCAGGTCCCCAATAGAGGAGGTGGATCCTTTCTGGGAAGATTGTGTGGAACATACTCCTCTtacctcttttcctcctcctcctcctcctcctcctccatcttttgGGAGGTTTTCTTCATTTGCCCAAACCCCAATTCAAGCCTCTCCGAACTCTGGGTCTCTACCATCTCCATTTGTCCAAAGCCATAGTATAGCCTCTGCGATGCCtccgcctccacctccaccttttGTGGGGTTTTCTTCATTTGCCCAAACCTCAATTCAAGCCTCTCCGATCCCTGGGTCTCTACCATCTCCATTTGTCCAAAGCCATAGTATAGCCTCTGCGATGCCACCTTTTATTGCTGATGAGATCTCCCAAACTTCTTTTACTCAGAGCCCCGTTGGTTCTCTAAGGATGGGTAGAAGACGGTTGTGTAGACAAGTTGACAGGGACAATAGTTCTATGTATCGTGATATATCTTTGAGTAAAATGTCCAAGCCCTCCGGCAGCATTTCTCCTCCCCTTGGTGCATCCGGCTGGAGTGGCGTAAGGGTTGAATTGGCCGAGTCTTCTGAAGAACCAGAACTGCCTCCGAAAAAGAAAGGATTGCCATCTTTCATGCAGCGGAAGGCCAAGGATAACAGCATAGCCCGCCCTGCCATCCAGTGCGATTCTGGTTGGATGGATAACCTGTTTCAAGCTCAACCCTCAATGAAGTTATTGGTCCAGAGGGAACCTGTACCACGTAGTTTACCTGAAAGAAGGATGTTTTGTTCATTATCCCATTCAGCTGGAGCTACTGTACGTAGAAGAAACAGGATGTCAGCTTCCTACAG TTCCAGTGGAATGTCGACAGATCCTGATCAAATGATGCTCAGATGGGATAAGATCTTCCAGATGCAACATTCG gaggGCTACTGGGAGTTGACCACAGAACTGGGTGAATACGTAAATGTAGACGTCGACTCCTTTGTCAACGTGTTCCTGAAAAACAAAGGCATCTGCTCTCTGG gtgtgAGGGCCAACGCAGATATCCTGAGGCTGGTGGCAACTCTTCTGGTTCTGCAGACGATGAGGGAGGAGAAACTGGAGGAAGGCAAACTGCTCCGCACCCTCTTCTGTCTGGGTGACGCTGCTCAGCCCAG GCCACAGCGTTGGGACGAGGTGAAGAAGGCAGTGGAGTGGGTCCGCTGGGCTGACAAACAGTACCCATGCATCTACAGCCGGCTGGAGTTTGGTTGGAGCTGGGAGTCGTCCACCCGTCAGCTGCTGGGCTACGAAGGGCTGCCCACCTTCTCACCACTCAAAGGTTTTGTCCAGCCGGGATCGGTGGGCGGTGTCAGGAAGCTGGTTCATTACTGA